The DNA sequence CTCCAGCTTGCGCCGGTACCCGGCCAGTAGCCGTTCCTCGGCCTTGCGGTTCCTGGCCTTCTTGCTCATGCGTGGATACGTGCTACCTCATCGAGCAGCAGGCTTTGGAACTCCACCAGCTTCACGTGCGCGGCGGGGTCGTACTTCTGAAGTTCGCCGAACACCCACTCCATGATGCGCAGCCTGGCGCTGAGCGTGATGTCGTTCTCGGCGCGCACGATCTCCAGCGTCTTCGCCGTCTTTGCCAGCGCATCCACCAGGCGGGCCTTCTCCTTGGCCCCGCCCATGGCCAGGGCAAGGTCCTTGTCGCGCTCCATGTTGGTGAGCTGTTCGCTGTAGGTCTGGATCAGGCCACGCAGCGCATTCTCCACGTTCTTGCTGCTGGTGAGGTGTGCGGTGCGCAGGTCCTCCCAGTTGCCTTTGGTGGCCCAATCGCCCACGGTCTTCTCGCGCACTCCCAGCTTTTCGGCGATCTCCTTGCGCGTGATGCCCTGCTCCACGAAGTAGATGCGCGCGATGTTGCGTTCCTGGTCCTTGGCCATGCTGCGAAGGTGGTCCCGTAGGGGTTCGCGCGCGCGCAATTTCTCCCATGGTGCGGGGCACCAACCCCGCACCATGGGAACTTTTGTTGGTGGCGGAGGATCGCGGCCCGCATGTTTGCGGCCGATGATCAAGCGCCCGCTGCATATCACCGCCAAGCGCAACGGCAAGCGTGCCGATGTGCGCATCGAGGGCGTGATCGCGAGCTACACACGGGCGAACGCCCGCGACTTCGAGGCCAGCATCGACGCGCTGGTGGCCAGTGGCGTGGCCGATGGCCATGTTTACATCGATAGCGAGGGGGGCAGCGTACTTGAGGCCAAGCGCATCCTGGGTGCGCTGCGCAAGCTCACGGGCCGGATCACGGGCGAGGGAGGTCCTGCTGTGATGAGCGCTGCCACGTACATCGGCCTGCACCTGGACGAGTTCCGTGTGCAGAGTACGACTTCGTACATGATTCACAAGCCCAAGGCGATGGTGGACGGCGACGAGGACGAGGTGGAGAAAGACCTGAAGGGCCTGCGCGATGTGACCAAGGAATATCGCGCGGCTTACGCGAAGAAGACGGGGAAGAGCGAGGAAGATATCGAGGCACTTTGGAGCAAGGGCAACCGCTGGTACACCGGCGAGGAGGCTGTTGCCGAAGGCTTCGTGGATGGCCTGGTCGAAGACGAGGGAGAAGAGATCAATGAGGAAGCCGTTGCGCGCATCGCCGCATGTGGCTGTCCCGCCAATAAGTTACCCAAAGCCAGTTCGGCCAAAACCAAGACCACAACGATGGACATCAACCTGCTGCGTGCCACGCTGGGCATGCCCGAGACCGCAACCGAGGCTGAGGTCCTCGCCCGTCTGAATGCGCTGAAGGCCAGCGAGGCCAAGGCGAAGGCCGATGCCATCGCCCGCCGCACCCAGGAGGTGAAGAGCATCCTGGACAAGGCCGTTGCCGAGAAGCGCATGACCGAGGCGCACCGCGCCAGCTACGAGGCCAAGTTCGCCGCAGACTTCGATGCCACCAAGGCCGAAGTGGAGGCCCTGGTGGCCGCGCCCAATGTGGCCAGGGAGACCGGAGCCGATGGCGGTAGTGCCGCTGTGGCCAAGGGGCGCGAGAACTGGACCTACGCCGAGTGGATGGAGAAGGACGAGAAGGGCCTGAACGCCATGCGCAAGGACAACCCCGAGGCCTTCGAGGCGCTCTGGAAGGCGCAGTACGGCAAGTGAGTGGGGTGAACGAACACAGGACCAAGAGCAGAAAACAAGGCCAAGCCCGATATCAACATGAAGCACTTCATCAACTTCTTCACCGCGCTGTTTCTGTGCCTGTTCATGGCCGCAGCCGTAAGCCACATCACCGGCGCGGACCTCGGCACCGCCTTCGTTGGCTGCCTGGCCGGGTCGGCCATGCTATCGCTTGTGCCCATGCCGCAGGGCGTGGCCAATGCGGTGGCGCTCTTGCAGCTGTGGGAGTCGGCCATCATCAATCCGTTCGATGCGGACAGCCGCTTCCTGGATGGCGTACAGGAGAAGAACCAGTACGTGAACAAGAACATCATCAACCTCACCGAGATCGGTGCGGACCCCGACGTGCTGGTGAACAACACGGTGTATCCCATTCCCAGCGATCAGCGCACGGACAACAACATTCCGCTGGCACTGAACAAGTATGAGACGACGAACACCACCATCACCGATGATGAGCTGTACGCGATCCCGTACGACAAGCCCGGCAGCGTGGTGAGCCGCCACCGCATCAGGCTGAACACCTTCTTCCTGGCGCACGCGGCCTACAATCTGTGCATCCAGGAGGACACGGCCACCACGCCCCTGCTGCGCACCACCGGCCCCGATGATGGCACCGGCCGCCGCAGGCTGCTCCCCGCCGACCTGATCCGGTTGCAGCTGGCCATGGACCAGATCGACGCCCCGGATGATGAGGGTGAGCGCCG is a window from the Flavobacteriales bacterium genome containing:
- a CDS encoding DUF1804 family protein encodes the protein MAKDQERNIARIYFVEQGITRKEIAEKLGVREKTVGDWATKGNWEDLRTAHLTSSKNVENALRGLIQTYSEQLTNMERDKDLALAMGGAKEKARLVDALAKTAKTLEIVRAENDITLSARLRIMEWVFGELQKYDPAAHVKLVEFQSLLLDEVARIHA
- a CDS encoding ATP-dependent Clp protease proteolytic subunit — its product is MIKRPLHITAKRNGKRADVRIEGVIASYTRANARDFEASIDALVASGVADGHVYIDSEGGSVLEAKRILGALRKLTGRITGEGGPAVMSAATYIGLHLDEFRVQSTTSYMIHKPKAMVDGDEDEVEKDLKGLRDVTKEYRAAYAKKTGKSEEDIEALWSKGNRWYTGEEAVAEGFVDGLVEDEGEEINEEAVARIAACGCPANKLPKASSAKTKTTTMDINLLRATLGMPETATEAEVLARLNALKASEAKAKADAIARRTQEVKSILDKAVAEKRMTEAHRASYEAKFAADFDATKAEVEALVAAPNVARETGADGGSAAVAKGRENWTYAEWMEKDEKGLNAMRKDNPEAFEALWKAQYGK